Below is a genomic region from Demequina sp..
TTCGAGTACGCGCGCCGGGGCGCCACCGCCCCGCTCGCCGTCTCGCAGATCGATTCTCCGCAGCTCAAGGTGCAGGTTGGCGGCACGGTGGAACTGCCGGCGACCGTCACGGTGCACTACAACGACGGCACCAGGGCGGACGTCCCCGTCGCGTGGACCGAGATCGGCGTCGACACCTCCAAGGAGAGCACCCAAACGGTGAGCGGCACCATAGCCGACGGCACCCAGGTCACGGCGACCATAGCCGTCGGGCCTATAAACGTGCTGGCAAATCCCGGTTTCGAGGATGACGACCTCTCGATGTGGACACTCACCTCGGATGCCGCGACGTTCCGCGTTGTCGACGACAACGTGCCCGCGGCGATGGACCAGCGGGTGCTCAACTTCTGGAGCGACAAGAACTTCACCTTCTCCGTGGCGCAGACCGTGACCGGGTTGGAGCCCGGAACGTACAACGTCAGGGTCTCGGTGCACGGGGAGGACAAGGACCCGGCGGGCGCCCAGATTGCGCTCAACGTCAAGGGTTCGGAGGGGCAGTGGAACGCGCCGCTTGAGCTGAACGGCTGGCAGGCGTGGTTTGAGGGGGTCATTGAAGGCGCGGTTGTTGGGGCCGACGGCACGCTCACCGTGAGCGTGGACGGCACCGCGGGCGCGGAGGACTGGGGATTCATCGATGGCTTCGTCCTGGAGCCGGTCGACTAGATAAGGGAAAGGAACGAAGCAATGAGGCTTCGCAACAAACTGGGAGCGGTCACAGGCCGATCCTGCGTGGCGGCTGCCGCGGCGGCGGCGACGGTAGCGACCGTTCTCGTAGCGGCGCCGGCCGTCGCGGACGATGACGGGCCCGTGGACGCCGGCATCACCGTCCACAAGATCGACGGGCTTCCCGCCGACTTCATCAACGGTGTGGACATCTCCACCGTTCTGTCCGAGGAGGAGAGCGGGGTCGTCTACCGCGACTTCGCGGGCAACCCCGCCGACATCTTCGACGTGCTCGCGGACGCCGGCATCAACTACGTGCGCGTGCGCGTGTGGAACAACCCGTACAACGCGGGGGGTGACGGCTATGGCGCGGGCAATGTGGACGTTGCGCGGGCAACGGAGATCGGCGAGCGCGCGACCGCGGCAGGCATGAAGGTGCTGGTCGACTTCCACTACTCGGACTTCTGGGCGGACCCCGGAAAGCAGAACGCACCAAAGGCGTGGGCGGGCTATGACCTCGCGCAGACCACAACTGCCGTTCACGACTTCACCGAAGACGCGCTCCAGCAGATGGAGGACGCCGGCGTGAACGTGGGCATGGTGCAGGTGGGCAACGAGACCAATGGCGCCATGGCGGGCGTGACCGGCATCGCCAACCTGACGGGCCTGTTCTCCGCCGGTTCCGAGGCGGTTCGCGACGTGTTCCCCGACGCGCTCGTGGCCGTGCACTTCACCAATCCCGAGACCGCGGGTCGGTATGCGGGCTACGCCGCGGCGCTCGACGCGGCTCACGTGGACTACGACGTCTTCGCGTCGTCGTACTACCCGTACTGGCACGGAACCACGACGAACCTCACCAACGTGCTGAGCGACATCGCCACCACGTACGGCAAGAAGGTCATGGTCGCGGAGACGTCTTGGGCGTACACCAACGCGGATGGCGATGGCACCACCAACACCATCACGTCGTCGAGCGACACGTCGATGTATCCCGTCTCCGTGCAGGGTCAGGCGACCGAGATCCGTGACGTCATGGCGGCCGTGAATGCGGTTCCGGGCGGCGCGGGGCTTGGCGTCTTCTACTGGGAGCCCGCGTGGATCCCGGTTCCCGGCACGGCCGAGCAGAAGGAGGCCAAGTGGGCCGAGTTCGGCTCTGGCTGGGCCACCTCGGCGGCTCACGAGTACGACGCCGGCGCGCCCACGAGCGGGGCCGAGGGCTCCGGCTGGGACAACCAGGCGCTGTTCGACTACACGGGCAAGCCGCTCGAGTCGCTGCTCGCGTTCACGTACGCGCGCACCGGCGCTCAGGCTCCCCTCGCTGTCGAGACCGTTGAAAGCCCAACCGTGACGCTCAACGAGGGTGACGCGGTCACGCTTCCCTCCACGGTTCAGGTGACCTACAACGACAGCTCAACGGCGAATGTGGCCGTTACCTGGGATGACGTACTGTCCTTCATCACATCGCCCGGAACCTACACGGTCCACGGCGTGACCGTGGACGGCGACAAGACCACCGCGAAGGTCATCGTCAAGGCGCACAACTACCTGGTGAACGGGGACTTCGAGACCGGCGACAACTCGGGCTGGAGCTTCTCTGCCAGCCCGTGGCCAAGCACGTTCTGGATCTTCGACTCTCCGGGCAACAACGCACAGGGCACGTATGCGGTCAACGCCTACGACGCCGCGGCGTTCTCGTTCCACTTCCAGCAGACCGTCACGGGACTCGAGCCGGCCACGTACATCGCCACGGGTCAGGCCCACGGGCAGAACGTGACGCCCGAGTTCTTCGTGACCACGTCCGACGGCACGCAGACGCAGACGCCCACGCTCACCGGCTGGCAGGCGTGGAAGAAGCCCCCAATCACCGTCACGGTTCCGGCCGACGGTGCTGTCACCGTTGGCGTCAACGGCACCGGTGCCGCGGCCGGCTGGGCGTGGTTCGACGAGTTCACCCTGGTGAAGGCTCCGGCCAGCGCGGCCGATACGAGCGACCTTGAGGAGCTCGTGGACCAGATGAACGGTCTCGTTCGCTCGGTGTACTCGAGCGAATCGCTCGCGGTGCTCGACTCGGCGCTTGAGATCGCGAACATCGTGCTCGCGGCCTCGAACCCGACCGAGGGCCAGGTTGATGCCGCGACCACGGCGGTGAGCGACGCGTTCGACGCACTCGTGGTCGTCGGCGACGTCCCGGACCCCACGGTCAACGCCGTGGCGATCACGGTCACGGATGGCAACCCCATCCTGCTGCCGGAGACCGTGACGGTCACCGCCTTCGACGGCCGCACTCACAGTGAGTCGGTGACGTGGACCGAACCACTGTCGTACATCGACGGCACCGGCACGTACACGATTCACGGGACCAGCGAGAATGGCTACCCGGCGATCGCGACCGTGACGGTCACCCAGCGCAACTGGGTGGTCAACGGCTCGTTCGAGGCCGACGACACCTCGATGTGGACCGTTGACGGCGCGGGCGCCGCGATCGGCTGGTCGGGCGACAGCTCGGACGGCGACAAGTCCGTGGCGTTCTGGCTCGGCAGCGACTACACCTTCTCCGTGTCGCAGCAGGTCACGGGCCTCCCGGCTGGTCGGTACGTGCTGTCCGCGACCACGCAGGGCGACGGTGAGTCCGGCAGCGACACCCACGAGGTGACGCTGTGGAACGGCGAGACCGGTCAGTCCGCTGTGCTGGGGCTCGACGGGTGGCAGGCGTTTGCCACCGCCACCACCGAGCCCGTCGAGGCCGCGCCCGACGGCACCCTCACGGTCGGCGCGGAGTTCACGCTGACCTCGGGTGCGTGGGGAACGGTCGACGACTTCAGGCTGGTGAAGGCGGAGAACAACGCCGACCTCACGGACCTGAACGCCGCTGTCGCGGAAGCGAACGCCATTGACCGCTCGCTCTATGAGCCTGCGTCACTGGTGGACCTCGACAACGCGCTTGGGGCATACGCCCTGGTCACGCAGGCCGACGACCCAAGCCAGGCGACGGTGGACGCGGTGACGCACTGGATCCGGGACGCCCTGAGCGCCCTCGACCTCATCGACGTGCCGTTCACCACCGCTCCCACGCCCACGATCACCGGCACCGCCAAGTACGGAGCCACGCTCACGGCGAACGCGGGCACCTGGGTGCCAACGCCGTCGGGCATCGCCTACCAGTGGAAGCGCAATGGTGCGGCGATCGCGGGAGCCAACGGCACGACCTACTCACCGGTCTATGGCGACATCGGCGCCAAGATCACGGTGACGGTCACGGCGACGAAGGCGGACTACATCACGGCGTCCAAGACGTCGGGGTCGGTCACGATCGGCAAGGGTGTGTTCACCACGCAGCCGACGCCCAAGATCAGCGGCACACCCGTCGCGGGCAAGAAGCTGACCGTTGTCACCGGCACGTGGTCGCCCAAGGCGTCGGCGTACCAGTTCCAGTGGTACCGCGACGGCAAGGCGATCTCCGGGCAGAAGGGCAAGACCTATACGGTCAAGTCCGCGGACACGGGCCACAAGATCACGGTCAAGGTCACGGCGCTCAAGACCGGGTTCACCTCGGCGTCCAAGACGTCGGCGTCGGTCACTGTGGTGAAGAGGTTCTGGAGCACGGGCTACGCGACGATCTCAGGTGTCGCGAAGTCTGGCTCCACGCTGACCGCTCACCGCGGGCTGTGGAACCCCTCACCCACGTCCTACTCCTACCAGTGGTACCGGAACGGGGTGGCGATTCCGGGCGCCACCCACGCCACCTACAAGCTCACGTCCGCGGACAAGGGCAAGAACGTGGCGGTCAAGGTGACTGCGAAGAAGTCGGGCTATCTGCCGACCTCTGACATGTCGCCGGCGAAGAAGGTGGCAGCGAAATAGTCCCAGCGCCGCCATGACGCTGCGGCCCGGGTTGCCTTGAGGCGACCCGGGTCGCTTGCGTGCTGGCGGTGCGTCCTAGAACCCGCCGGAGATTCCGGCCAGCGAGACGCAGCGCGTGGGATCGAATCCTGGCGGCGCGCTGCCTTCTTCCGCGGAGTCGAAGCCAGCCCAGATCGCAGCGCTAACGTCGTCTGGAGTGGGGTCGCCGGTGAGGGGTAGCAGTCCTTCCTCGCGCAGGCACGCAATGAGTACGGGTTGGGCCGCTAGGAACGCGCGCTCGAGCGCCTCGGTTGAGGCAGGCTGAGCCTGGTAAAGCTCCGCGACGAAAGCGGAGTGCGCCCGCTCGCAGTCGGTGGCTTCCGGCAGCGGTCCCGACTCGGGACCCGCGATGCTGTAGTCGATCCAGGGGAACCCGCGGCTGTTGTCTACGCCGTTGCTGCGATAGTCGATGCCGTGTTCACGGAAGCACTCGAACGTTGCTTCAACGGCAGCCTTGTAGGGCTCAAACTCGAGGACGCCTTCTTCTTGGGCCGCGCGGAGAATTGCCAACTGCGCGTCGCTTGCGCCACCCGCCTCCGCCCCCGCGATGGCTGATGCGACACGAGTTGAGAATTCGGCGTCAGCGGAGGACGTGGGTTCAGGTGCTTCTGAACTGCACCCTGCGATCAATAGCGCGCACGTCAGTGCGACGACCGCCGCCCCCACTCTCATGGCATCAGGATGACACGGGCTGGCTGATATACAGCCGGATCGTCATGGGCCGCAGCTCTTGGGTGTCGCCCGGCTTGACCTCGCCCTGCGGAATCTGGTCCGGGCGGTCCACGGCCGAGTCCCACACGAGCGTCCACGGTGCGCCGTCATCCTGCGGGATGGTGACCGATGCCGCCTCGCGGGAGCCGTTGATGACCAGCAGGGCGTCGGCCTCGTCCTCTTC
It encodes:
- a CDS encoding glycosyl hydrolase 53 family protein, whose protein sequence is MRLRNKLGAVTGRSCVAAAAAAATVATVLVAAPAVADDDGPVDAGITVHKIDGLPADFINGVDISTVLSEEESGVVYRDFAGNPADIFDVLADAGINYVRVRVWNNPYNAGGDGYGAGNVDVARATEIGERATAAGMKVLVDFHYSDFWADPGKQNAPKAWAGYDLAQTTTAVHDFTEDALQQMEDAGVNVGMVQVGNETNGAMAGVTGIANLTGLFSAGSEAVRDVFPDALVAVHFTNPETAGRYAGYAAALDAAHVDYDVFASSYYPYWHGTTTNLTNVLSDIATTYGKKVMVAETSWAYTNADGDGTTNTITSSSDTSMYPVSVQGQATEIRDVMAAVNAVPGGAGLGVFYWEPAWIPVPGTAEQKEAKWAEFGSGWATSAAHEYDAGAPTSGAEGSGWDNQALFDYTGKPLESLLAFTYARTGAQAPLAVETVESPTVTLNEGDAVTLPSTVQVTYNDSSTANVAVTWDDVLSFITSPGTYTVHGVTVDGDKTTAKVIVKAHNYLVNGDFETGDNSGWSFSASPWPSTFWIFDSPGNNAQGTYAVNAYDAAAFSFHFQQTVTGLEPATYIATGQAHGQNVTPEFFVTTSDGTQTQTPTLTGWQAWKKPPITVTVPADGAVTVGVNGTGAAAGWAWFDEFTLVKAPASAADTSDLEELVDQMNGLVRSVYSSESLAVLDSALEIANIVLAASNPTEGQVDAATTAVSDAFDALVVVGDVPDPTVNAVAITVTDGNPILLPETVTVTAFDGRTHSESVTWTEPLSYIDGTGTYTIHGTSENGYPAIATVTVTQRNWVVNGSFEADDTSMWTVDGAGAAIGWSGDSSDGDKSVAFWLGSDYTFSVSQQVTGLPAGRYVLSATTQGDGESGSDTHEVTLWNGETGQSAVLGLDGWQAFATATTEPVEAAPDGTLTVGAEFTLTSGAWGTVDDFRLVKAENNADLTDLNAAVAEANAIDRSLYEPASLVDLDNALGAYALVTQADDPSQATVDAVTHWIRDALSALDLIDVPFTTAPTPTITGTAKYGATLTANAGTWVPTPSGIAYQWKRNGAAIAGANGTTYSPVYGDIGAKITVTVTATKADYITASKTSGSVTIGKGVFTTQPTPKISGTPVAGKKLTVVTGTWSPKASAYQFQWYRDGKAISGQKGKTYTVKSADTGHKITVKVTALKTGFTSASKTSASVTVVKRFWSTGYATISGVAKSGSTLTAHRGLWNPSPTSYSYQWYRNGVAIPGATHATYKLTSADKGKNVAVKVTAKKSGYLPTSDMSPAKKVAAK